From Streptomyces sp. NBC_00775, one genomic window encodes:
- a CDS encoding bifunctional glycosyltransferase family 2/GtrA family protein, whose product MRTDSSPGNLPAREHLPAGDAGTPVLDVVIPVYNEEKDLQPCVLRLHEHLKRTFPYAFRITVADNASTDTTPQVAARLESEIPEVTSFRLEQKGRGRALRTVWSASDAPILAYMDVDLSTDLNALLPLVAPLISGHSDLAIGSRLSRSSRVVRGAKREFISRTYNLILRGSLQARFSDAQCGFKAIRRDVAQVLLPLVEDTGWFFDTEMLVLAERAGLRIHEVPVDWVDDPNSTVHIVKTATDDLKGVWRVGRALATGSLALDRLARPFGDDPRDRDLTDVPKGLARQLVGFCVVGALSTLFYLLLYSGFRSFSGSQVANALALLVSAVANTAANRRLTFGVRGRGGAVRHQAQGLVVFGIGLALTSGSLAALNAATTSPSHSTELAVLIAANLAATVLRFLLFRAWVFPDRRDDTPSPSQVVTSHNPASPTYSTAQHHSAAQHAQAGHPPLPQRPTAPQSSYDTYDTAQFRAGEAADRTWGDSTMQLQAVRPHDHDHDPRNAR is encoded by the coding sequence ATGCGAACCGACTCTTCTCCCGGCAATCTGCCGGCGCGGGAGCACCTCCCGGCCGGAGACGCCGGTACGCCTGTCCTGGACGTAGTGATCCCCGTCTACAACGAGGAGAAGGACCTCCAGCCATGTGTGCTCAGACTGCACGAGCACCTCAAGCGCACGTTCCCATACGCGTTCCGCATCACTGTCGCGGACAACGCGTCCACGGACACCACCCCTCAGGTGGCAGCGCGGCTGGAGTCGGAGATCCCGGAGGTCACCTCCTTCCGGCTGGAGCAGAAGGGCCGCGGCCGGGCGCTGCGGACCGTGTGGTCCGCCTCGGACGCGCCGATCCTCGCGTACATGGACGTGGACCTGTCCACCGACCTCAACGCGCTGCTGCCGCTGGTGGCGCCGCTGATCTCCGGTCACTCGGACCTCGCGATCGGCTCGCGGCTGTCCCGCTCCTCGCGTGTCGTGCGCGGCGCCAAGCGGGAGTTCATCAGCCGCACGTACAACCTGATCCTGCGCGGCTCGCTGCAGGCCCGCTTCTCGGACGCGCAGTGCGGCTTCAAGGCGATCCGCCGTGATGTCGCGCAGGTGCTGCTGCCGCTGGTCGAGGACACCGGCTGGTTCTTCGACACCGAGATGCTGGTGCTCGCCGAGCGCGCCGGACTGCGCATCCACGAGGTGCCGGTCGACTGGGTCGACGACCCGAACTCGACGGTGCACATCGTGAAGACCGCGACGGACGACCTCAAGGGGGTGTGGCGGGTGGGACGTGCTCTCGCCACCGGTTCGCTGGCGCTCGACCGGCTCGCCCGGCCCTTCGGGGACGACCCGCGCGACCGCGACCTGACCGACGTACCCAAGGGCCTGGCCCGGCAGCTGGTCGGCTTCTGTGTGGTGGGCGCGCTGTCCACCCTCTTCTACCTGCTGCTCTACAGCGGCTTCCGCTCGTTCTCGGGCTCGCAGGTCGCCAACGCGCTCGCCCTGCTCGTGTCGGCGGTCGCCAACACGGCGGCCAACCGGCGACTGACCTTCGGCGTACGCGGCCGGGGCGGCGCCGTCCGGCACCAGGCACAGGGCCTGGTCGTCTTCGGTATCGGTCTCGCCCTCACCAGCGGCTCGCTCGCCGCGCTGAACGCCGCGACGACCAGCCCCTCGCACTCCACGGAGCTGGCGGTCCTCATCGCCGCCAACCTCGCGGCGACGGTGCTGCGCTTCCTGCTCTTCCGGGCCTGGGTCTTCCCCGACCGGCGTGACGACACGCCGTCGCCGTCCCAGGTGGTGACCTCGCACAACCCGGCCTCGCCGACCTACTCGACGGCGCAGCACCACTCGGCCGCCCAGCACGCCCAGGCAGGGCACCCGCCGCTGCCCCAGCGTCCGACGGCGCCGCAGTCTTCGTACGACACATATGACACAGCCCAGTTCCGCGCCGGTGAAGCCGCGGACCGCACCTGGGGGGACTCGACCATGCAGTTGCAGGCGGTGCGCCCGCACGATCACGATCACGATCCGAGGAACGCGCGATGA
- a CDS encoding ArnT family glycosyltransferase produces the protein MTTQPDTDTSLPGGASPSGGASPSAEASPFWGPPTSTALQEPVVPAAVAPVPAPGSGEPKQPLPRRFWRGRPEDPRWVRPAFLGLLLATAVLYLYNLSASGYANSFYSAAVQAGSQSWKAMFFGSLDSANAITVDKPPASLWPMALSVRIFGLSSWAILVPEVLMGVATVGVLYAAVRRRFSPAAGLIAGAVLALTPVAALMFRFNNPDAMLALLMTVTVYCVIRGLEDGRSKWLVWAGVAVGFAFLAKTLQAFLILPPLAVLYAVCAPVKLKKRFAQLGLSAVAMVVSGGWWVAIVELWPASSRPYIGGSQNNSFLELTFGYNGLGRINGDETGSVGGGGGAGGTGQWGETGWNRMFNSEIGSQIAWLLPAALILLVAGLVLTRKAKRTDLARGSFLAWGGALLMTMVVFSYMAGIFHQYYTVALAPYIAAVVGMGATVLWEERSRIWASLTLAGAVTATAAWGYVLLNRTSDYLPWLKWLVLIGGLVGALGLIFAARLGRQLALAAVGLSFVASVAGPTAYTLSTVNTGHTGSIVTAGPSGASMMGGGGGPGGGGAGGRGGFGGGMPGQNGTTQNGNGNAQQGGGMGQPPTGGTGGTGGTGGFPGQNQQGNGTTQNGQQGGPGGQTGEGGMGGGGGVGGLLNGATVTSEAKSLLSKNADDYTWAAAAIGSQNSASYQLATGKPVMAIGGFNGTDPSPTLAQFKKYVADGKIHYFISSGSGGGMGGSSSGTSSQISSWVTANFKKVTVGSATFYDLTQAASSSSSS, from the coding sequence ATGACCACTCAGCCCGATACGGATACGAGCCTTCCGGGGGGCGCGAGCCCCTCCGGGGGAGCCAGTCCCTCCGCGGAAGCCAGTCCCTTCTGGGGGCCTCCCACGTCGACGGCTCTGCAGGAGCCGGTCGTGCCCGCCGCCGTGGCCCCGGTCCCGGCGCCCGGCTCCGGTGAGCCCAAGCAGCCCCTCCCGCGCCGCTTCTGGCGCGGCCGGCCCGAGGACCCGCGCTGGGTGCGCCCCGCCTTCCTCGGCCTGCTGCTCGCCACCGCGGTGCTGTACCTGTACAACCTGAGCGCCTCCGGGTACGCCAACTCGTTCTACTCGGCGGCCGTGCAGGCCGGCAGTCAGAGCTGGAAGGCGATGTTCTTCGGCTCGCTCGACTCGGCCAACGCCATCACCGTCGACAAGCCCCCGGCCTCGCTGTGGCCGATGGCCCTGTCGGTGCGGATCTTCGGCCTCAGCTCGTGGGCGATCCTCGTCCCCGAGGTGCTCATGGGCGTGGCCACGGTCGGCGTCCTGTACGCGGCCGTCCGGCGCCGCTTCAGCCCCGCGGCCGGTCTGATCGCGGGCGCGGTGCTCGCGCTCACCCCCGTCGCCGCGCTGATGTTCCGGTTCAACAACCCGGACGCGATGCTCGCGCTGCTGATGACCGTCACGGTCTACTGCGTGATCCGCGGCCTGGAGGACGGCCGTTCGAAGTGGCTGGTCTGGGCGGGTGTCGCGGTCGGCTTCGCCTTCCTCGCGAAGACCCTCCAGGCCTTCCTGATCCTTCCGCCGCTCGCCGTGCTGTACGCGGTCTGCGCGCCGGTGAAGCTGAAGAAGCGGTTCGCCCAGCTGGGCCTCTCGGCCGTCGCGATGGTCGTCTCCGGCGGCTGGTGGGTCGCGATCGTGGAGCTGTGGCCCGCGTCCTCCCGCCCGTACATCGGCGGCTCGCAGAACAACTCCTTCCTTGAGCTGACCTTCGGCTACAACGGCCTCGGCCGCATCAACGGCGACGAGACCGGCAGCGTCGGCGGCGGTGGCGGCGCCGGTGGCACCGGCCAGTGGGGCGAGACCGGCTGGAACCGGATGTTCAACTCCGAGATCGGCAGCCAGATCGCGTGGCTGCTCCCGGCCGCGCTGATCCTGCTCGTGGCGGGCCTCGTGCTCACGCGGAAGGCCAAGCGGACCGACCTGGCCCGCGGTTCGTTCCTCGCCTGGGGCGGCGCGCTGCTGATGACCATGGTCGTCTTCAGCTACATGGCCGGCATCTTCCACCAGTACTACACGGTGGCGCTGGCCCCCTACATCGCCGCCGTCGTCGGCATGGGCGCGACGGTCCTGTGGGAGGAGCGGAGCAGGATCTGGGCGTCGCTCACCCTCGCGGGCGCGGTCACCGCCACCGCGGCCTGGGGTTACGTCCTGCTCAACCGCACCTCCGACTACCTGCCCTGGCTGAAGTGGCTCGTCCTCATCGGCGGTCTGGTCGGCGCGCTCGGCCTGATCTTCGCGGCCAGGCTGGGGCGTCAGCTGGCGCTCGCGGCGGTCGGGCTGAGCTTCGTGGCCTCGGTCGCGGGCCCGACGGCGTACACCCTTTCCACCGTGAACACCGGGCACACCGGGTCCATCGTCACGGCCGGTCCGTCCGGGGCGAGCATGATGGGCGGCGGAGGCGGTCCTGGCGGCGGTGGCGCCGGCGGCCGTGGTGGGTTCGGCGGCGGTATGCCGGGCCAGAACGGCACCACCCAGAACGGCAACGGCAACGCCCAGCAGGGTGGCGGCATGGGGCAGCCTCCGACCGGCGGCACCGGTGGTACCGGTGGCACGGGCGGCTTCCCCGGTCAGAACCAGCAGGGCAACGGCACCACCCAGAACGGCCAGCAGGGCGGCCCCGGCGGCCAGACCGGCGAGGGCGGCATGGGCGGAGGAGGCGGCGTCGGCGGTCTGCTCAACGGCGCGACCGTCACCTCCGAGGCCAAGAGCCTGCTGTCGAAGAACGCGGACGACTACACCTGGGCGGCGGCGGCCATCGGTTCCCAGAACTCCGCGAGCTACCAGCTCGCCACCGGCAAGCCCGTGATGGCGATCGGCGGCTTCAACGGCACGGACCCGTCTCCGACGCTGGCCCAGTTCAAGAAGTACGTGGCGGACGGCAAGATCCACTACTTCATCTCCAGCGGTTCGGGCGGCGGCATGGGCGGCAGCAGCAGCGGTACGTCGTCGCAGATCAGCTCGTGGGTGACGGCCAACTTCAAGAAGGTGACCGTGGGTTCGGCCACGTTCTACGACCTGACGCAGGCGGCGAGCAGCAGCTCCAGCAGCTGA
- a CDS encoding MFS transporter, translated as MSSTPTPQTPQTSQGPEGPLAPQGHPQRWLILGVICLAQLTVLLDNTVLNVAIPSLTRELDASTSDIQWMINAYSLVQSGLLLTAGSAADRYGRKKMLVAGLVLFGIGSLVAGLADSTGQLIAARAGMGVGGALLLTTTLAVAMQIFTPDEHPKAIGIWSAVNALGFAAGPLLGGFVLNHFWWGAIFLVNLPVAALGLVAVVALVPESQNPRGDRPDLLGALLSTVGMTALVYAIISGPGHGWASGRVLVTAGVAVAVLGVFAYWESRIPYPMLDLHFFRDRRFTGAVAGAVLITFGMGGALFLLTQHLQFVLGYGPLEAGLRTAPLALSVVALNFSGLSAKWTTKLGTPVSIALGMVLMSAGLVSIATLAAHGYGGTLLGLLLIGAGCAVANPAMAHAIMSAIPREKAGVGAGINGTLAEFGNGLGVAVLGAVLNSRFAALIPVAASSLPAALGSARSAQERGRITDAFSSGLETSQLVGALAVLLGGLLAAALLRRAERADSAVAVSA; from the coding sequence ATGTCAAGTACGCCGACACCCCAGACCCCCCAAACCTCCCAAGGCCCCGAAGGCCCCCTTGCCCCCCAAGGGCACCCCCAGCGCTGGCTGATCCTCGGTGTCATCTGTCTCGCGCAGCTCACCGTGCTGCTCGACAACACCGTGCTGAACGTCGCGATCCCCTCCCTCACCCGGGAGTTGGACGCGTCCACCTCGGACATCCAGTGGATGATCAACGCGTACTCGCTGGTGCAGTCCGGGCTGCTGCTCACCGCGGGCAGCGCGGCCGACCGTTACGGGCGCAAGAAGATGCTGGTGGCAGGGCTGGTGCTGTTCGGGATCGGGTCACTGGTGGCCGGACTCGCGGACTCCACCGGGCAGTTGATCGCCGCGCGGGCGGGGATGGGGGTGGGGGGTGCCCTGCTGCTCACCACCACGCTCGCCGTGGCCATGCAGATCTTCACGCCCGACGAACACCCGAAGGCCATCGGTATCTGGAGTGCCGTGAACGCACTCGGGTTCGCGGCCGGACCGCTCCTCGGCGGCTTCGTGCTGAACCACTTCTGGTGGGGGGCGATCTTCCTCGTCAATCTGCCGGTGGCGGCGCTGGGGCTCGTCGCGGTGGTGGCGCTCGTACCCGAGTCGCAAAATCCGCGGGGTGACCGGCCCGACCTGCTGGGCGCGCTGCTCTCCACCGTCGGTATGACCGCGCTCGTGTACGCGATCATCTCGGGGCCCGGGCATGGGTGGGCCTCGGGGCGGGTGCTGGTCACGGCGGGGGTGGCTGTGGCGGTGCTCGGTGTGTTCGCGTACTGGGAGAGCCGGATTCCGTATCCGATGCTCGATCTGCACTTCTTCCGGGACCGGCGGTTCACGGGGGCCGTCGCGGGAGCGGTGCTCATCACCTTCGGGATGGGGGGTGCGTTGTTCCTGCTGACGCAGCATCTCCAATTCGTCCTGGGATACGGGCCGTTGGAGGCCGGGCTGCGGACCGCGCCGCTCGCCCTGTCGGTCGTCGCCCTGAACTTCTCCGGCCTGTCCGCGAAGTGGACGACGAAGCTCGGGACACCGGTGTCGATCGCGCTCGGCATGGTGCTGATGTCGGCGGGGCTGGTGTCCATCGCGACGCTCGCCGCGCACGGGTACGGCGGCACCCTGCTCGGGCTGCTGCTCATCGGCGCGGGGTGTGCCGTGGCCAACCCCGCCATGGCGCACGCCATCATGAGCGCGATTCCCCGGGAGAAGGCGGGCGTCGGCGCGGGCATCAACGGCACGCTCGCCGAGTTCGGCAACGGACTGGGGGTGGCCGTGCTCGGCGCGGTCCTCAACTCGCGGTTCGCGGCGCTGATCCCGGTGGCGGCGAGTTCGTTGCCGGCGGCGCTCGGCTCGGCGCGGTCGGCGCAGGAGCGGGGGCGGATCACGGACGCGTTCTCGTCGGGGCTGGAGACCAGTCAGTTGGTGGGTGCGCTCGCCGTGCTTCTCGGTGGACTCCTGGCGGCGGCGTTGCTGCGGCGGGCGGAGAGGGCAGACTCCGCGGTGGCGGTTTCCGCGTAG
- a CDS encoding TetR/AcrR family transcriptional regulator, with translation MVRAADRAKRPARTSVWLEGKAPRGGAARGGGQPSGLDRERITEVTVRSLDAEGLAKFSMRRLAAELNVTAMSVYWYVDTKDDLLELALDAVFGELELPDPESGEDWRDQLRALATGYRALLVRHPWVSPLIGNFLNIGPHSMAFSLCVQQVVRNTGLPPYGQMGALSAVFQFVYGFGTIEGHFVQRCASAGMSQDEYFRQAMSTISEQPQFAANFESAADLMEARGGDTVEEMRERDFGFALEMLIAGIETMVARG, from the coding sequence ATGGTGAGGGCAGCCGACCGGGCCAAGCGTCCGGCGCGGACCAGTGTCTGGCTGGAGGGCAAGGCCCCCCGGGGCGGTGCGGCTCGGGGCGGTGGGCAGCCGTCGGGGCTCGACCGGGAGCGGATCACCGAGGTCACAGTGCGGTCGCTGGACGCGGAGGGGTTGGCGAAGTTCTCCATGCGCCGGCTGGCCGCCGAGCTGAACGTCACCGCGATGTCCGTGTACTGGTACGTCGACACCAAGGACGACCTGCTCGAACTCGCCCTCGACGCGGTGTTCGGTGAACTGGAGCTGCCGGACCCGGAGTCGGGGGAGGACTGGCGCGATCAGCTGCGCGCGCTGGCCACCGGGTACCGGGCGCTGTTGGTGCGCCACCCCTGGGTGTCGCCGCTCATCGGCAACTTCCTGAACATCGGGCCGCACTCCATGGCGTTCTCGCTCTGCGTGCAGCAGGTGGTCCGCAACACGGGGTTGCCGCCGTACGGGCAGATGGGTGCGCTGTCGGCGGTGTTCCAGTTCGTGTACGGCTTCGGCACGATCGAGGGGCACTTCGTGCAGCGTTGCGCCTCGGCGGGGATGTCCCAGGACGAGTACTTCCGCCAGGCCATGAGCACCATCAGCGAACAGCCGCAGTTCGCGGCGAACTTCGAGAGTGCGGCGGATCTGATGGAGGCGCGTGGGGGTGACACGGTCGAGGAGATGCGAGAGCGGGACTTCGGCTTCGCCCTGGAGATGCTGATCGCCGGCATCGAGACGATGGTGGCGCGCGGCTGA
- a CDS encoding PPOX class F420-dependent oxidoreductase, with amino-acid sequence MAPNIATNTSVSRDELLDFVRPRHRAILLTRRADGSPQGSPLACGVDDSGRIVVSTYPERAKTRNAKRDERVSVIVLSDEWNGPWVQIDGTAEVIDAPDSVEPLVEYYRNIAGEHPDWDEYRAAMLKQGKSIIRVTPDRWGPVATGGFPAHLAPQP; translated from the coding sequence ATGGCACCGAACATCGCGACGAACACCTCTGTCTCCCGCGACGAACTGCTCGACTTCGTACGCCCCCGCCACCGCGCCATCCTCCTCACCCGCCGGGCCGACGGGAGCCCTCAGGGCTCGCCCCTGGCCTGCGGGGTCGACGACTCCGGCCGCATCGTCGTCTCGACCTATCCCGAGCGCGCCAAGACCCGCAACGCCAAGCGGGACGAGCGCGTCAGCGTGATCGTCCTGAGCGACGAGTGGAACGGGCCGTGGGTCCAGATCGACGGCACCGCCGAGGTCATCGACGCGCCGGACTCCGTCGAACCCCTGGTCGAGTACTACCGCAATATCGCGGGCGAGCATCCGGACTGGGACGAGTACCGCGCGGCGATGCTCAAGCAGGGCAAGTCCATCATCCGCGTCACCCCCGACCGCTGGGGCCCGGTCGCCACCGGCGGCTTCCCGGCCCACCTGGCCCCCCAGCCCTAG
- a CDS encoding YceI family protein → MGLTARIRTRDGWAVSHAVVTVTDMTGAQVLRAEADAEGAVHDTTALAPGAYTVIVTAVGYAPAASSALVTAAGRAEIGNVTLARQGGTELPPPGPWTIDPAHSSVGAVAQHLGISSVHGRFTDFSGTIEIAPDDVTKSRVEAVIQAASIDTGNGMRDGHLRSPDFLDVETYPHITYTSTAVTPAGSDRWTIHGELALHGVVRPVDLDLAYLGTGADPWGGTRAAFRATTELHREDFAMRYNQVVQAGIAAIGTTLKVELDIQAVQGESLPQALA, encoded by the coding sequence ATGGGACTGACCGCACGGATTCGTACGCGGGACGGATGGGCCGTGTCGCACGCGGTCGTCACGGTGACCGACATGACGGGCGCCCAGGTGCTGCGCGCCGAGGCGGACGCCGAAGGAGCCGTCCACGACACGACCGCCCTCGCGCCCGGCGCGTACACCGTGATCGTCACGGCGGTCGGGTACGCGCCCGCCGCGTCCAGCGCCCTGGTGACCGCCGCCGGCCGCGCCGAGATCGGCAATGTGACCCTGGCCCGCCAGGGCGGCACCGAACTGCCGCCGCCCGGCCCGTGGACCATCGACCCCGCCCACTCCTCCGTGGGCGCGGTCGCCCAGCACCTGGGCATCTCCAGCGTGCACGGCCGCTTCACCGACTTCTCGGGCACGATCGAGATCGCCCCCGACGACGTGACCAAGTCCCGCGTGGAGGCGGTGATTCAGGCCGCGTCCATCGACACCGGCAACGGGATGCGCGACGGACATCTGAGGTCACCGGACTTCCTGGACGTCGAGACCTACCCGCACATCACCTATACCTCGACCGCCGTGACCCCCGCCGGTTCCGACCGCTGGACCATCCACGGCGAACTGGCCCTGCACGGCGTCGTACGCCCGGTCGACCTGGACCTCGCCTACCTCGGCACCGGAGCCGACCCCTGGGGTGGCACCCGCGCCGCGTTCCGCGCCACGACGGAACTGCACCGCGAGGACTTCGCGATGCGCTACAACCAGGTCGTGCAGGCGGGCATCGCCGCGATCGGTACGACGCTCAAGGTGGAGCTGGACATCCAGGCGGTGCAGGGCGAATCGCTCCCCCAGGCACTCGCATAG
- a CDS encoding MFS transporter, which produces MATTTPAGVRGSHAKHGGATSGDAPMTHRQIMEALSGLLLGMFVAILSSTIVSNALPHIIGDLGGGQSAYTWVVTAALLSMTATTPLWGKLSDLYSKKALVQIALIIYVLGSVVAGLSQNAGMLIACRVVQGIGVGGLSALAQIVMAAMISPRERGRYSGYLGATFAVATVGGPLLGGVITDTSWLGWRWCFYVGVPFAIIALIVLQKTLHLPVVKRDVKVDWGGAFFISAAVSLLLLWVTFAGDKYDWVSWQTYAMVGGSILLGLIFVLVESRASEPIIPLRLFRNRTITLSSLASLFVGVAMFSGTVFFSQYFQLARDKSPTMSGVMTIPMIAGLFVASTVSGQIITKTGRWKYWLVAGGVLVTSGLGLLGTIRYDTTYWHIAIFMALLGLGVGMMMQNLVLSTQNQVAPADLGSASSTVTFFRSLGGAMGVSALGAIMANRITDYVKDGLTDLGPKYASLASGSSSTSSIPDMDKLPAPLRTVMESAYGHGIADVFLIAAGMALIAFFIVLFIKEVPLRTSGALAQAADAKTETPAETSTAGAPAAGTPVAEEKVPSWAVAETEAGPEGTQRLSAVATATKETTPLPASSGVPVRGYVRGAESAPVPQAAVTLISLAGRQLGRSVAQADGSYALDAPGVGSYVLIASADGFQPQASTIVVNDEPVAYDILLSGTSGLSGVVRAADGGTAVKDAMVIVTDVRGDVLATGTTGEQGEFTFAELVPGVVTVAVNAAGHRPRALPVEVGGAGVTRIEVELDSGAQLQGVVQAPGGPLADARVTLVDAAGNVVGTARTGTDGAYAFTDLDGGEYTVIATGYPPVATALTVSGRGVDDHHIELAHPGE; this is translated from the coding sequence ATGGCAACGACCACACCAGCCGGTGTGCGGGGCTCTCACGCCAAGCACGGAGGCGCCACGAGCGGCGACGCTCCGATGACGCACCGGCAGATCATGGAGGCGCTCTCCGGGCTGTTGCTCGGCATGTTCGTCGCGATCCTGTCGTCGACGATCGTCTCCAACGCACTCCCCCACATCATCGGCGACCTCGGCGGCGGCCAGTCCGCCTACACCTGGGTCGTCACGGCCGCGCTGCTCTCCATGACCGCGACCACGCCGCTGTGGGGCAAGCTCTCCGACCTGTACAGCAAGAAGGCCCTCGTCCAGATAGCCCTGATCATTTATGTTCTGGGCTCTGTGGTCGCGGGTCTGTCCCAGAACGCGGGCATGCTGATCGCGTGCCGTGTCGTCCAGGGCATCGGTGTCGGCGGCCTGTCCGCCCTCGCCCAGATCGTCATGGCCGCGATGATCTCCCCGCGCGAGCGCGGGCGGTACTCCGGCTACCTCGGCGCGACCTTCGCCGTCGCAACCGTCGGCGGTCCGCTGCTCGGCGGTGTCATCACCGACACCTCGTGGCTCGGCTGGCGCTGGTGCTTCTACGTCGGTGTGCCGTTCGCGATCATCGCGCTGATCGTGCTGCAGAAGACCCTGCACCTGCCCGTCGTGAAGCGGGACGTGAAGGTCGACTGGGGCGGCGCGTTCTTCATCTCCGCCGCGGTCTCGCTGCTGCTGCTCTGGGTCACCTTCGCCGGTGACAAGTACGACTGGGTGTCGTGGCAGACGTACGCGATGGTGGGCGGCTCGATCCTGCTCGGCCTGATCTTCGTGCTGGTCGAGTCCAGGGCGAGCGAGCCGATCATCCCGCTGCGGCTGTTCCGAAACCGCACCATCACCCTCTCCTCCCTCGCGTCGCTCTTCGTGGGTGTCGCGATGTTCTCCGGCACGGTCTTCTTCAGCCAGTACTTCCAGCTGGCCCGTGACAAGTCCCCGACGATGTCGGGCGTCATGACCATCCCGATGATCGCCGGCCTGTTCGTCGCCTCCACGGTCTCCGGCCAGATCATCACCAAGACCGGCCGGTGGAAGTACTGGCTGGTCGCGGGCGGCGTCCTGGTGACCTCGGGCCTCGGCCTCCTCGGCACGATCCGCTACGACACGACCTACTGGCACATCGCGATCTTCATGGCGCTGCTGGGCCTCGGTGTCGGCATGATGATGCAGAACCTGGTGCTGTCCACGCAGAACCAGGTGGCCCCGGCCGACCTCGGCTCGGCCAGCTCCACGGTGACGTTCTTCCGTTCCCTCGGCGGTGCGATGGGCGTCTCCGCGCTCGGCGCGATCATGGCCAACCGGATCACCGACTACGTCAAGGACGGTCTGACCGACCTCGGCCCCAAGTACGCCTCCCTGGCCTCCGGTTCCAGCTCCACCAGCTCCATCCCGGACATGGACAAGCTCCCCGCGCCGCTGCGCACCGTCATGGAGAGCGCGTACGGCCACGGCATCGCGGACGTCTTCCTGATCGCCGCGGGCATGGCGCTGATCGCCTTCTTCATCGTGCTGTTCATCAAGGAGGTCCCGCTGCGGACGTCGGGCGCACTGGCCCAGGCAGCGGACGCCAAGACGGAAACACCGGCGGAGACTTCCACCGCCGGGGCTCCCGCCGCCGGAACTCCCGTCGCCGAGGAGAAGGTCCCGAGCTGGGCCGTCGCGGAGACCGAAGCCGGCCCCGAGGGCACGCAGCGACTGTCCGCCGTCGCCACGGCAACGAAGGAGACCACCCCGTTGCCCGCCTCCAGTGGCGTTCCCGTACGCGGTTACGTCCGCGGCGCCGAGAGCGCGCCCGTGCCGCAGGCCGCGGTCACGCTGATCTCGCTCGCGGGACGGCAGCTGGGCCGTTCGGTCGCCCAGGCCGACGGCTCCTACGCCCTGGACGCGCCCGGCGTGGGCAGTTACGTCCTGATCGCCTCCGCCGACGGCTTCCAGCCGCAGGCCTCGACGATCGTCGTCAACGACGAGCCGGTCGCGTACGACATCCTGCTGAGCGGCACGAGCGGGCTGAGCGGTGTCGTGCGGGCCGCCGACGGCGGTACGGCGGTCAAGGACGCCATGGTCATCGTGACCGACGTACGCGGTGATGTGCTGGCCACCGGGACCACCGGTGAGCAGGGCGAGTTCACCTTCGCCGAGCTGGTGCCGGGTGTCGTGACGGTCGCGGTGAACGCCGCGGGTCACCGGCCGCGGGCCCTGCCCGTCGAGGTCGGCGGCGCCGGGGTCACCCGGATCGAGGTCGAACTCGACTCGGGCGCCCAGCTCCAGGGTGTCGTACAGGCGCCCGGCGGGCCCCTGGCCGACGCCCGGGTCACGCTGGTCGACGCGGCGGGCAACGTGGTCGGCACGGCCAGGACGGGCACGGACGGCGCGTACGCCTTCACCGACCTGGACGGCGGCGAGTACACCGTCATCGCGACCGGCTACCCGCCGGTGGCCACGGCACTGACGGTCTCCGGCCGCGGCGTCGACGACCACCACATCGAACTCGCCCACCCCGGCGAGTAG
- a CDS encoding MarR family winged helix-turn-helix transcriptional regulator, producing MAEQTQYEELARQLSAIGAVKRDMGRILPPDCPGGSAAVLTLLGRYGEMRMSRLAELLSVDMSVTSRHVAHVADRGWIERSPDPADKRSRILHLTPAGQEQLDELSRRTTRLLADRLSDWSDHEVGLLIALMGRLRESFGDCRSTTQRPLHPHPYATAQQN from the coding sequence ATGGCCGAGCAGACGCAGTACGAGGAGTTGGCCCGTCAGCTCAGTGCCATCGGTGCCGTGAAGAGGGACATGGGGCGGATCCTGCCGCCCGACTGCCCCGGGGGCTCCGCCGCCGTGCTGACGCTGCTCGGCCGGTACGGCGAGATGCGGATGAGCCGGCTCGCGGAGCTGCTCTCCGTGGACATGTCGGTGACCAGCCGCCATGTCGCGCACGTCGCGGACCGGGGCTGGATCGAACGGTCCCCCGACCCGGCCGACAAGCGCTCACGCATCCTCCACCTCACCCCCGCGGGTCAGGAGCAGCTCGACGAGCTCTCCCGGCGCACCACGCGGCTCCTCGCCGACCGGCTGAGCGACTGGTCCGACCACGAGGTCGGGCTGCTCATCGCGCTCATGGGCCGGCTGCGCGAGAGCTTCGGCGACTGCCGCTCCACCACACAGCGGCCGCTCCACCCGCACCCGTATGCGACAGCGCAACAGAACTGA